The Flavobacterium psychrophilum genome includes a region encoding these proteins:
- a CDS encoding deoxyribonuclease HsdR: MSYEYSEDGLIESATVEVLEDLGWEIKTAWRKETFGEDGLLGRENKSEVILRRYLLAALTKFNPGLPYTAYQQAIEQLEQRSADKSRETVNKEKYELLKEGVPVSFTNVDGSLEKKRLKVFNFDQYAENHFLAVRQLEVVGELYSRRPDVIGFVNGIPLIFFELKAHHTDLRNAYSDNITDYKDTIPHAFHCNAFIVLSNGTDAKVGTITSPYKYFLDWKRITEEEEGIVSLDAMLRGTCAINNVMDIFENFLLFDDSGGDVVKIMAKNHQFIGVNKVIDKANSIEQLKGKLGVFWHTQGSGKSYSMVFISQKIHRKFGGAYTFLIVVDRSELERQLYDTYTGVGAVSGKEVVAKSRDHLRELLKVNHRYVFTLIHKFSIDPKKESEYPLITDRQNIIVISDEAHRTQSGTFARNMRFQGIPNASYLGFTGTPIIKEEEELTKNIFGEYVSVYDFKRAIEDGATLPLRYLNKGEKLGLENPAIDDQMAEVLEDENIDEDQRSKLSYLFQKNYPILTAKSRLESIAKDIVWHFNERGYQGKAMLVALDKPTAVTMYDMIMRHWDSYIEELKLRISKAADIEEQQDLKRKLIKVQETEVCVIVSPEQNEVEKFRKMKLEIAPHRKKMVERDLEKEFKDEENPFRFAIVCAMWITGFDAPCISTVYLDKPIKGHTLMQTIARANRVYDDEKENGLIVDYGNVYTQLEKAYSIYGEGGNGNGKKGEKDKGIERPFELLEGLAEELAKTIKITKDYLMQLGFDLADLSKVNATPMGKIASVKKASDCICLNETTRIQFEVYARDVFRKYHALYPEEQVKKYIRQFNAIEAIYQQLNQKTKSADVTSIIMELQRIVNDSITVTQVSEPEDIYVDLSTLDFEKLKAAFNKVKKKNTMLYDLQQAVENQLEQMLKENPTRVTFYDRYQEIINEYNKGKSLEDTVKAFDNLSNFIRDLTFEDARAYREQLDQESLAIFDLLRNDKTLSTPELKEVKKVAVEVLARLKAEKLKVDRWRESRQIRAQVKTIIYDSLQWLPQETYSDQEVGERTANVYQHIYTNYPGGSVNLYSRM; encoded by the coding sequence ATGAGCTACGAATACTCTGAAGACGGACTTATAGAAAGTGCTACCGTTGAGGTTCTTGAAGACTTGGGATGGGAGATCAAGACAGCCTGGAGAAAAGAAACTTTTGGGGAGGATGGTCTGTTAGGTCGTGAGAACAAATCTGAAGTTATTCTAAGGCGATATCTGTTAGCTGCATTAACAAAGTTTAATCCAGGGTTACCGTATACGGCATATCAACAAGCAATTGAACAACTTGAGCAAAGAAGTGCTGATAAATCGAGAGAAACTGTCAATAAAGAAAAGTATGAGTTGCTAAAGGAAGGTGTTCCTGTAAGTTTTACGAATGTTGATGGTTCTTTAGAAAAGAAGCGATTAAAGGTTTTTAATTTTGATCAATATGCTGAAAACCATTTTTTAGCAGTTCGTCAGCTTGAAGTTGTAGGAGAGCTATACAGTCGCAGGCCGGATGTAATAGGATTTGTAAATGGCATTCCATTGATTTTCTTTGAACTTAAGGCTCATCATACTGATTTACGAAATGCATACTCAGATAATATTACCGATTATAAGGATACAATACCACATGCTTTCCACTGCAATGCATTCATTGTGCTAAGTAATGGAACAGATGCCAAGGTAGGGACGATTACAAGCCCTTACAAGTACTTTTTAGATTGGAAACGTATAACGGAGGAAGAGGAAGGAATCGTTAGCTTAGACGCGATGCTACGAGGTACATGTGCAATCAACAATGTCATGGATATCTTTGAAAACTTCTTGCTGTTTGATGACAGTGGAGGCGATGTTGTAAAGATCATGGCGAAGAATCACCAATTTATTGGGGTTAACAAAGTTATTGACAAAGCAAACAGCATAGAGCAGCTTAAAGGGAAGCTAGGGGTGTTTTGGCATACTCAAGGCAGTGGTAAGTCCTATTCAATGGTTTTTATTAGCCAAAAGATTCATAGGAAGTTTGGTGGGGCATATACCTTTTTAATTGTAGTGGACAGGAGTGAACTTGAGCGACAGCTATACGATACATACACCGGAGTAGGAGCAGTTTCAGGTAAAGAAGTTGTGGCAAAGAGTAGAGACCATTTAAGGGAGTTGCTGAAGGTCAATCACCGTTATGTTTTTACCCTTATTCATAAGTTCTCTATCGATCCTAAAAAGGAAAGTGAATATCCTTTAATCACAGACCGACAGAATATTATTGTGATATCCGATGAAGCACATAGGACACAGTCAGGGACATTCGCCAGAAATATGCGTTTCCAGGGTATACCTAATGCTTCATACCTAGGCTTTACCGGAACACCAATTATAAAGGAAGAGGAGGAGCTTACCAAGAACATCTTTGGAGAGTATGTATCCGTTTATGATTTTAAACGTGCTATCGAAGATGGAGCAACACTTCCCCTCCGGTACCTCAATAAAGGTGAAAAATTAGGTCTAGAAAATCCGGCTATTGACGATCAGATGGCTGAGGTGCTAGAAGATGAAAATATCGATGAAGATCAAAGAAGTAAGTTATCATACTTGTTTCAGAAAAATTATCCAATTCTTACTGCTAAGTCACGGTTAGAGTCGATTGCTAAAGATATTGTTTGGCATTTTAACGAAAGAGGTTATCAGGGTAAAGCTATGCTTGTAGCTCTTGATAAACCTACTGCTGTCACAATGTACGATATGATTATGAGGCATTGGGATTCGTACATCGAAGAGCTTAAGCTAAGGATATCGAAGGCTGCTGACATTGAAGAGCAGCAGGACTTAAAACGTAAGCTGATAAAGGTACAGGAGACCGAGGTTTGTGTAATTGTCAGCCCGGAGCAAAATGAAGTTGAGAAGTTTAGAAAGATGAAATTGGAAATCGCTCCTCATCGAAAAAAGATGGTGGAAAGGGATCTTGAGAAAGAATTTAAGGATGAGGAAAATCCTTTCCGCTTTGCTATCGTTTGTGCGATGTGGATCACAGGGTTTGATGCTCCTTGCATCTCCACGGTGTACCTTGATAAACCCATTAAAGGACATACGCTGATGCAGACTATAGCAAGAGCTAACAGAGTCTACGATGATGAGAAAGAGAATGGACTAATAGTTGATTATGGCAACGTTTATACCCAACTTGAGAAGGCTTATTCAATATATGGAGAGGGAGGAAATGGGAATGGTAAAAAGGGAGAGAAAGACAAGGGAATCGAACGGCCATTCGAATTACTAGAAGGTTTAGCTGAGGAACTCGCTAAGACTATTAAAATAACTAAGGATTACCTCATGCAACTTGGTTTCGACCTAGCAGATCTGAGCAAAGTTAATGCTACTCCTATGGGTAAGATTGCAAGTGTGAAGAAAGCTTCAGATTGTATTTGCCTAAATGAAACTACAAGAATTCAATTTGAGGTTTATGCCAGGGATGTATTTAGGAAATACCATGCATTGTATCCTGAGGAACAGGTAAAAAAATATATTAGACAGTTTAATGCTATTGAAGCAATATATCAGCAGCTAAATCAGAAAACGAAATCAGCAGATGTGACATCAATAATCATGGAGCTGCAACGAATTGTAAACGATAGCATCACTGTTACTCAAGTATCCGAGCCTGAAGATATATATGTGGATCTTTCAACTTTAGATTTTGAAAAGTTAAAAGCTGCTTTCAACAAGGTAAAGAAAAAGAATACCATGCTATATGATTTGCAACAGGCTGTTGAAAATCAACTCGAGCAAATGCTGAAGGAAAATCCGACTAGGGTTACATTCTATGATCGTTATCAGGAAATCATTAATGAATATAACAAAGGTAAAAGCCTTGAAGATACCGTAAAGGCATTTGATAATCTTAGCAATTTCATTCGTGATCTTACTTTTGAAGATGCAAGGGCTTACCGTGAGCAACTTGATCAGGAATCACTGGCTATATTCGATCTTTTACGCAATGATAAAACCTTAAGCACTCCGGAGCTAAAAGAGGTGAAGAAAGTAGCTGTTGAGGTGTTAGCACGACTAAAGGCGGAGAAGCTAAAAGTTGACCGTTGGAGGGAGAGCAGGCAAATTAGGGCTCAGGTAAAGACTATTATCTATGATAGCCTACAGTGGCTTCCTCAAGAGACTTATTCTGACCAGGAGGTAGGAGAGAGGACAGCGAATGTGTACCAGCATATTTACACAAATTACCCCGGAGGATCTGTGAATTTATATAGTAGAATGTAA
- a CDS encoding 1-alkyl-2-acetylglycerophosphocholine esterase yields MQSKPNILLVYTGGTIGMVKNFETGALKVFDFKKLLQRIPELKQLDCVIQTVSFDKPIDSSNMDASKWVKIASIIENNYDYFDGFVILHGSDTMSYSASALSFMLENLKKPVVFTGSQLPIGDLRTDAKENLITAIQIASLRHKNQPVIQEVCLYFEYKLYRGNRTTKISAEHFNAFTAPNYPALAESGVHLKVSNDLLLPASGDADFKVSMDMDSNVVIVKMFPGISEAVLSAIVAIPGLKGLVLETYGSGNAPSEDWFINILQKAINSGLHVVNVTQCSGGSVNMGHYETSTMLKEIGVISGADITTEAAITKMMYLLGQQIPDAQFKPLFESSLRGELS; encoded by the coding sequence ATGCAATCTAAGCCAAACATCTTACTTGTTTACACAGGCGGAACCATTGGTATGGTTAAGAATTTTGAAACCGGAGCCTTAAAGGTATTCGATTTTAAAAAATTGCTTCAGCGCATCCCCGAACTTAAACAGCTGGACTGCGTTATACAAACAGTATCTTTTGATAAGCCAATAGATTCATCAAACATGGATGCGTCTAAATGGGTTAAGATCGCTTCTATAATAGAAAACAACTACGATTATTTCGATGGTTTTGTTATCCTTCATGGGTCAGATACCATGTCATACTCGGCATCAGCACTCAGCTTTATGCTGGAGAACCTTAAGAAACCGGTTGTGTTTACAGGTTCTCAATTGCCCATTGGCGATTTGCGTACCGATGCTAAAGAGAATCTTATTACAGCTATACAGATAGCCTCGTTAAGGCATAAGAATCAACCTGTAATTCAGGAAGTATGCCTTTACTTTGAGTACAAGCTGTATCGTGGTAACCGTACCACAAAAATAAGTGCCGAACATTTTAATGCTTTCACTGCACCCAATTATCCTGCCCTTGCCGAAAGCGGCGTTCACCTTAAAGTAAGCAACGACCTTTTGCTGCCTGCAAGTGGCGATGCCGACTTTAAAGTTAGCATGGATATGGATTCTAATGTGGTTATTGTGAAAATGTTCCCGGGAATAAGCGAGGCAGTATTGTCTGCCATTGTAGCTATACCAGGATTGAAAGGACTGGTCTTAGAAACCTACGGTAGCGGTAACGCGCCATCTGAAGACTGGTTTATAAACATACTTCAAAAGGCTATTAATTCCGGACTTCATGTTGTAAACGTAACCCAATGTTCCGGAGGCAGCGTAAATATGGGGCATTACGAAACTAGCACTATGCTTAAGGAAATAGGAGTGATATCGGGTGCAGATATAACGACCGAAGCAGCCATTACAAAAATGATGTACCTGTTAGGACAGCAAATACCGGATGCACAATTTAAACCACTTTTCGAATCATCGCTGCGTGGTGAATTGTCATAA
- a CDS encoding hydrolase TatD — translation MILTDTHTHIYSEEFQQDRDAMMQRAFDAGVTRLFVPSIDSSYTQQMYSLQEQYPENVFLMMGLHPTYVKENYEEELAHVERELASRKFAAVGEIGIDLYWDKTRLAEQQHAFKYQIQLAKKYKLPINIHCRDAFNEVFEVLECEKGDGLYGIFHCFTGDFEQAQKAISYNMKLGIGGVATFKNGRIDQFLADIDLKHIVLETDSPYLSPVPYRGKRNESSYTLLVAEKLAEIYNLPVEKIAEITTQNSKEVYGI, via the coding sequence ATGATCCTTACCGATACCCATACCCATATTTACAGTGAAGAATTTCAGCAGGACCGCGATGCCATGATGCAGCGCGCTTTTGATGCAGGTGTTACACGCCTGTTTGTGCCTTCTATAGATTCGTCGTACACACAGCAGATGTACAGCCTGCAGGAACAGTACCCAGAGAATGTTTTTCTTATGATGGGGCTACACCCGACTTATGTAAAAGAAAATTATGAAGAAGAGCTGGCACATGTAGAGCGCGAATTGGCAAGCCGTAAATTTGCTGCCGTAGGGGAAATTGGTATTGACCTGTATTGGGATAAAACCCGACTTGCAGAACAGCAGCATGCGTTTAAATACCAGATTCAACTGGCTAAAAAATATAAGCTGCCAATAAATATTCACTGCCGCGACGCTTTTAACGAGGTTTTTGAGGTGCTGGAGTGTGAAAAGGGAGACGGTTTGTATGGAATATTCCATTGCTTTACGGGCGATTTTGAGCAGGCACAAAAAGCCATCTCCTACAACATGAAATTAGGGATAGGAGGGGTCGCTACTTTTAAAAACGGAAGGATAGATCAGTTTTTAGCAGATATAGATCTGAAACACATTGTATTAGAGACAGATTCGCCATACCTTTCGCCTGTGCCGTACAGGGGCAAACGAAATGAGAGCAGCTATACATTACTGGTGGCAGAAAAACTTGCCGAAATTTATAATTTGCCGGTAGAAAAGATCGCCGAAATTACCACCCAAAACTCGAAAGAGGTTTACGGGATTTAA
- a CDS encoding glycerol acyltransferase gives MSKFDHIRPFYDSEVNEALCSVVQHPMMKALMSFTFPDVEDEVWANQLKKTHSKRDFQINFIYPAIQQVLQKSSDGLTTSGFEKLDKHTPYLFISNHRDIILDTSLINVSLYDHGLIMTASAIGDNLVQKAFLHTLSRLNRNFLVQRSLTPRELLQSSKLMSEYIYQLLSRENRSVWIAQREGRTKDGNDTTQQGVLKMLAMASDEKNLMDYFKKIKIVPVSISYEYDPTDMLKMPRLIAEANDEVYIKEKNEDFTTLISGIMGQKKRIHISVGEVLEEELDAITAQNENQNKQIQALAQVIDDSIITTYKLWPTNYIAYDLLNDTNHFAAHYTEKEKMLFERRLEMRIDIENKIIRDGFLAMYANPVVNKMKYENAI, from the coding sequence ATGTCGAAATTTGATCATATAAGGCCTTTTTATGATAGTGAGGTTAACGAGGCTCTATGCAGTGTAGTACAACACCCTATGATGAAGGCGCTCATGAGCTTCACATTCCCGGACGTGGAAGATGAGGTATGGGCTAACCAGCTAAAGAAGACACACTCTAAGAGAGATTTCCAGATTAATTTTATTTATCCTGCCATTCAGCAGGTATTGCAAAAAAGTTCTGACGGGCTTACTACTTCGGGGTTCGAAAAGCTGGACAAACATACTCCGTACCTGTTTATTTCCAACCACAGGGATATCATATTAGACACGTCTTTAATCAATGTATCGCTTTACGATCACGGATTAATAATGACGGCTTCTGCAATTGGCGATAATCTTGTGCAAAAAGCATTTTTACATACATTATCGCGCCTAAACAGGAACTTCCTGGTACAACGCAGCCTTACACCAAGGGAATTGCTGCAAAGTTCTAAACTAATGTCTGAGTATATTTACCAGTTGCTATCGCGCGAAAACCGTTCGGTATGGATAGCACAGCGTGAGGGGCGTACTAAAGATGGTAACGATACTACCCAGCAGGGTGTTCTTAAGATGCTTGCTATGGCATCTGACGAAAAAAACCTGATGGACTATTTTAAGAAAATCAAAATTGTTCCGGTTTCAATTTCTTACGAATACGACCCAACCGATATGCTGAAGATGCCAAGGCTTATAGCAGAAGCTAACGACGAAGTATACATTAAAGAGAAAAACGAAGATTTTACCACACTTATTAGTGGTATTATGGGGCAAAAGAAACGTATACATATTTCTGTTGGCGAAGTACTGGAAGAAGAGCTTGATGCCATTACCGCTCAAAACGAGAATCAGAACAAACAAATACAGGCACTGGCTCAGGTAATAGACGACTCTATTATTACGACCTACAAGCTTTGGCCTACCAACTATATTGCTTACGATCTGCTTAATGATACCAATCATTTCGCGGCTCATTATACCGAAAAGGAGAAGATGCTTTTTGAAAGAAGGCTTGAAATGCGTATAGACATAGAAAACAAGATAATTAGAGACGGTTTTCTTGCTATGTATGCAAATCCTGTGGTTAATAAAATGAAATACGAGAATGCAATCTAA
- a CDS encoding N-6 DNA methylase → MTHDQIKELEKELWDAADSLRANSKLTAAEYKDPVLGLVLLRFAQNKYEEAKPIVESRIPDNPRGKRSATKEDFLGAGAIMLPEVAQYEYLANLPEGADIADAINNAMKTIEAEYPDLEGNLPKNYQEFEKDLLRELIRVFNKDAVRKATGDVFGRIYEYFLMKFSMQGAGAQEGGEFFTPPSLVQLIVNFIEPDHGIIHDPACGSGGMFVQTGYFVKDHTNKEINEAITCYGTEQKTNNTRLAKINLAIHGIEGKIREANSFYSDPHDLYERCDFVMANPPFNVSKVDKGKDFVKNDRRLPFGLPKSDNANYMWMQYFYSYLNATGRAGFVMASSATDAGHSEKLIRKKLIESGVVDCIVSVSNNFFYTRSLPCHVWFYDKGKKPENNEKILMIDARNIFRKVTTTINDFSEDQLEGLTAIMKLYRGDVPEVSPDNKWFRELFPSGQYTDIEGLCRIVTVDQVAENDYSLTPGRYVGVTIVENEDVNYKLRLKEISIELDILNQEAQFLSQEISTNLNKLI, encoded by the coding sequence ATGACGCATGATCAAATAAAGGAACTCGAGAAAGAATTATGGGATGCTGCTGACTCCTTAAGGGCTAACAGTAAGCTTACGGCAGCTGAATATAAAGATCCTGTGTTAGGATTAGTTCTGCTACGATTTGCCCAAAACAAATATGAGGAGGCTAAACCTATTGTCGAGAGTAGAATTCCTGATAACCCAAGGGGTAAGAGATCAGCAACAAAAGAGGATTTCCTGGGTGCCGGAGCTATCATGCTGCCGGAGGTGGCACAATATGAATACCTGGCAAATCTACCGGAAGGTGCTGATATAGCAGATGCAATTAACAATGCAATGAAGACTATAGAGGCTGAATATCCCGACCTTGAGGGTAACCTGCCTAAAAACTATCAGGAGTTTGAAAAAGACCTTCTGAGAGAGCTAATACGTGTCTTTAATAAAGATGCTGTGCGTAAAGCTACAGGGGATGTTTTTGGTAGGATTTATGAGTACTTCCTGATGAAATTTTCGATGCAGGGAGCAGGTGCCCAGGAGGGTGGTGAATTCTTCACGCCTCCAAGTTTGGTGCAGCTTATAGTTAACTTTATTGAACCTGATCATGGTATTATACATGATCCGGCATGTGGTTCCGGAGGTATGTTTGTGCAGACCGGATACTTTGTAAAAGATCATACGAATAAAGAAATAAACGAAGCAATTACTTGCTACGGTACTGAACAAAAAACCAATAATACAAGACTGGCTAAGATCAACTTAGCAATACATGGTATCGAAGGGAAAATTAGAGAGGCTAATAGCTTTTATAGTGATCCTCATGACCTTTATGAGAGGTGTGATTTTGTCATGGCTAATCCTCCCTTCAATGTTAGTAAGGTCGACAAGGGCAAAGACTTTGTAAAGAATGACCGAAGGCTACCCTTTGGGCTGCCAAAGAGTGACAATGCAAACTATATGTGGATGCAGTATTTCTATAGCTATCTTAATGCTACAGGACGTGCAGGATTTGTTATGGCAAGTTCAGCAACAGATGCTGGTCATAGCGAGAAGTTAATACGCAAAAAGCTTATTGAAAGTGGAGTTGTAGATTGTATAGTGTCTGTCAGTAACAATTTCTTTTATACTCGCTCACTACCCTGCCATGTTTGGTTTTACGATAAGGGTAAAAAGCCTGAGAACAATGAAAAGATATTAATGATTGATGCTAGGAACATTTTTAGAAAAGTGACAACAACCATCAATGATTTTAGTGAAGATCAATTAGAAGGTCTTACTGCAATCATGAAACTTTATAGAGGGGATGTTCCTGAAGTAAGCCCAGATAATAAATGGTTTAGAGAACTATTCCCTTCAGGTCAATATACAGATATTGAAGGACTATGTAGAATTGTTACCGTTGATCAAGTAGCTGAAAATGATTATAGCCTCACGCCTGGCAGGTATGTTGGAGTAACGATTGTTGAGAATGAGGATGTAAATTATAAATTACGTTTGAAAGAGATAAGTATTGAACTTGATATTTTAAATCAAGAAGCTCAATTTCTAAGCCAGGAAATATCTACCAATTTGAATAAGCTAATATGA
- a CDS encoding acid protease codes for MENLYATLQDKGYTRIKFKLSKTQHLLIKGKINGIEGNFILDTGASNSCVGFEGIEHFELSATDSDTKAAGAGGTGMLTQTSLKNKLKLGRWASKNFGLVIFDMSHVNEALRQYKAKPVHGIIGADILMKGKAIIDYYNHCVYLK; via the coding sequence ATGGAAAATTTATACGCCACATTACAAGATAAGGGCTACACCCGAATAAAATTTAAGCTATCTAAAACCCAGCATTTGCTGATTAAAGGAAAAATAAACGGTATTGAGGGCAATTTTATATTAGACACCGGAGCCTCTAACAGCTGTGTAGGATTTGAAGGCATTGAACACTTTGAGCTTTCGGCTACCGATTCTGACACTAAAGCGGCAGGCGCCGGAGGAACAGGTATGCTTACTCAGACATCCTTAAAAAACAAGCTTAAACTGGGACGGTGGGCCAGCAAAAACTTCGGACTGGTAATTTTTGATATGTCGCACGTAAACGAGGCACTTCGCCAGTATAAGGCCAAACCTGTGCATGGCATTATTGGTGCCGATATACTTATGAAAGGCAAGGCAATTATTGATTATTATAATCATTGCGTTTATCTTAAATAG
- a CDS encoding 2-oxoglutarate dehydrogenase: MILEMKVPSPGESITEVEIATWLVKDGDYVEKDQAIAEVDSDKATLELPAEVSGIITLKAEEGDAVKVGQVVCLIDTEGAKPDGAATEKAAEAPKEEEKKEEPKKEEKKEEPKAAPAAEKTYATGTPSPAARKILDEKNIDSSSVSGTGKGGRITKDDAVNAVPSMGTPTGGNRGSERTKLSMLRRKVAERLVSAKNETAMLTTFNEVNMTPVNNVRNEFKDAFKAKHGGVSLGYMSFFTKAVVRALQLFPDVNSMMDGDYKVAYDFVDVSIAVSGPKGLMVPVVRNAEGLTFRGIEAEIKRLALRARDGQITVDDMTGGTFTITNGGVFGSMLSTPIINPPQSGILGMHNIIERPIAVNGKVEIHPMMYVALSYDHRIIDGRESVGFLVAVKEGLENPVELLMDNNPKKALEL; the protein is encoded by the coding sequence ATGATTTTAGAAATGAAAGTCCCTTCACCGGGGGAGTCAATTACAGAAGTTGAAATTGCAACATGGCTGGTAAAAGACGGAGATTATGTAGAGAAAGACCAGGCTATTGCCGAAGTTGATTCAGATAAAGCAACCCTTGAGCTTCCTGCCGAAGTAAGCGGTATTATTACACTTAAGGCAGAAGAAGGTGACGCGGTAAAAGTTGGGCAGGTAGTTTGCCTTATTGACACTGAAGGAGCTAAACCGGACGGTGCTGCAACAGAAAAAGCTGCTGAAGCTCCTAAAGAGGAAGAGAAAAAAGAAGAGCCTAAGAAAGAAGAAAAGAAAGAGGAGCCAAAAGCTGCCCCTGCTGCTGAGAAAACGTATGCTACAGGTACACCTTCTCCGGCTGCAAGAAAAATATTAGACGAGAAAAACATAGATTCTTCAAGCGTTTCCGGTACAGGTAAAGGCGGAAGGATTACTAAAGATGATGCTGTAAATGCAGTACCGTCTATGGGAACACCAACAGGTGGTAACCGTGGTTCTGAGCGTACTAAGCTTTCTATGCTTCGCAGGAAGGTTGCAGAGCGTTTGGTGTCGGCTAAAAACGAAACAGCAATGCTTACTACATTTAATGAAGTAAACATGACGCCTGTTAACAATGTAAGAAACGAATTTAAAGATGCATTCAAAGCTAAACACGGTGGTGTAAGCCTTGGTTATATGTCTTTCTTCACTAAAGCAGTTGTAAGAGCTTTACAGTTATTCCCTGATGTTAACTCAATGATGGATGGCGACTATAAAGTGGCTTACGATTTCGTTGACGTTTCTATCGCAGTATCGGGTCCTAAGGGGCTAATGGTACCGGTTGTAAGAAATGCTGAAGGACTAACTTTCCGTGGTATCGAAGCAGAAATCAAACGTCTTGCACTTCGTGCACGTGACGGCCAGATTACTGTTGACGATATGACAGGCGGTACTTTTACAATTACTAACGGTGGTGTATTTGGTAGTATGTTATCTACGCCAATCATCAACCCTCCGCAGTCTGGTATCCTTGGTATGCACAATATCATTGAGCGCCCTATCGCTGTAAACGGTAAGGTTGAAATTCACCCAATGATGTATGTTGCATTATCGTATGACCACAGAATCATCGACGGACGTGAGTCAGTTGGTTTCCTTGTAGCGGTTAAAGAAGGTTTAGAAAACCCTGTAGAACTGCTTATGGACAACAATCCTAAAAAAGCGCTTGAACTATAG